The following coding sequences are from one Paenibacillus tundrae window:
- a CDS encoding DUF2164 domain-containing protein: MNTLKLTKEQQDDAIRTIQSYFEEERGEELGDLAAWGVLDLFMTQLAPYIYNQALADARTTTNQRMASLEEDLFALERKLPPKSR, from the coding sequence TTGAACACGCTAAAACTGACCAAAGAACAGCAGGATGACGCCATACGCACCATCCAGTCGTATTTCGAAGAGGAACGCGGCGAAGAACTGGGCGATTTGGCAGCTTGGGGTGTACTGGATCTGTTCATGACCCAGCTCGCTCCCTACATATATAATCAGGCCCTCGCTGACGCACGCACCACGACGAATCAACGCATGGCCTCGCTAGAAGAGGATCTGTTTGCATTAGAACGCAAACTGCCCCCTAAGTCCCGATAA
- a CDS encoding AraC family transcriptional regulator → METKLQLREMPQHLMAHWLPIIDCNIKLYGAHSQQVQMGWMMPEESHPGFELLLILEGTQESIIHGYRHLVEEGDILLIPPGYKHTNQCVSTTGMTYFSAHFNVDDPVFILKLMSRHSRIYEAGTPDNLKMRAILESWMSMIKQTEAYTSTDKFMMQARMFELFALLSQTADREPVSTMSGSAPNAPAPTAMHYAGAIAEAIKQAFHAQLRNKDGNVSTIKVEQIIASFGISPGYGLQIFRKVYGRAPRAYLSSLKLQEAKVLIEQPELSLGEIAWKLGYTHLSHFSRQFKRWTGESPLQYRNSTLKKNRSAPLDSSSVISGVNGMD, encoded by the coding sequence ATGGAAACTAAATTACAGCTTCGAGAAATGCCGCAACACCTAATGGCACACTGGCTGCCGATTATTGATTGCAACATCAAACTGTACGGCGCACATAGCCAGCAGGTGCAGATGGGCTGGATGATGCCAGAGGAGTCACACCCAGGCTTCGAGCTTCTGCTCATATTGGAAGGCACCCAAGAAAGTATTATTCATGGATATAGACATCTGGTAGAAGAAGGCGACATTCTCTTAATTCCTCCGGGATACAAACATACGAATCAATGTGTCTCTACCACAGGCATGACTTATTTTAGCGCCCACTTCAATGTGGACGATCCTGTATTTATATTAAAGCTAATGTCCAGACACAGTCGAATCTACGAAGCGGGCACACCGGACAATCTGAAAATGCGCGCTATACTGGAGAGCTGGATGAGCATGATTAAACAAACGGAGGCTTATACTTCGACAGATAAGTTTATGATGCAGGCACGGATGTTTGAGCTGTTTGCGCTCTTGTCCCAGACAGCTGATCGTGAACCCGTCTCTACGATGTCCGGATCTGCGCCTAATGCACCCGCACCGACAGCTATGCACTATGCAGGGGCGATTGCGGAAGCGATTAAGCAGGCTTTTCACGCTCAGCTAAGAAATAAAGACGGCAATGTATCTACGATAAAGGTGGAGCAAATTATTGCTTCATTCGGGATCAGCCCAGGATATGGTCTGCAGATCTTCCGTAAAGTATACGGACGAGCACCGCGCGCATATCTATCAAGCCTAAAATTACAGGAAGCCAAAGTTCTCATCGAACAACCGGAGCTATCTCTAGGGGAAATTGCATGGAAGCTTGGCTATACCCATCTGTCGCATTTCAGCAGGCAGTTCAAACGCTGGACAGGCGAAAGCCCACTTCAGTATCGCAACTCTACCTTGAAAAAAAACCGCAGTGCTCCGCTCGATTCTTCCAGCGTGATTTCAGGCGTGAACGGAATGGATTAG
- a CDS encoding glutamine--tRNA ligase/YqeY domain fusion protein, producing the protein MKGLIAVDNRTTPPNFIKNIITEDLRSGKVQEVITRFPPEPNGYLHIGHAKAIWINFALGGEFGGKTNLRFDDTNPVKEDVEYVQSIQEDVKWLGYEWNEKRFASDYFDEMYNRAVLLIQKGKAYVDDQSADEIRQMRGTLTEPGKNSPYRDRSVEENLDLFTRMRAGEFKNGEKVLRAKIDMASPNINLRDPVIYRISHAHHHNTGDKWCIYPMYAFAHPLEDAIEGVTHSLCSLEFEDQRPFYDWVIAECEMESRPHQYEFGRLNLSQMVTSKRKLKLLVDEGHVDGWDDPRMPTISGLRRRGYTPEAIRDFVFETGISKSQGVIDIQTLEHFVREDLKLKAPRTMAVLHPLKVVITNYPEGQVEWLEAENNVENPEMGNRQIPFSREIYIEQDDFMENPPNKYFRLFPGNEVRLKHAYFIKCNDVIKDAEGNVIEIHCTYDVETKSGSGFTGRKVKGTIHWVEASQAVPAEFRLYEPLISAEAPEVDSEPEVVVAGAEAEVVEEQPEKTFLDQLNPNSLEIVHGYVEQEMKEAKPQDKFQFFRHGYFSVDPKHSEPGRPVFNRVVSLKSSFQLPKA; encoded by the coding sequence ATGAAAGGTTTGATAGCTGTGGACAATCGTACCACCCCACCTAACTTTATCAAAAATATCATCACCGAAGATCTCCGGTCTGGAAAAGTCCAGGAAGTTATTACCCGTTTTCCTCCGGAACCGAACGGTTATCTGCATATCGGACATGCCAAAGCAATTTGGATTAACTTTGCGCTGGGCGGCGAGTTTGGCGGCAAGACGAATCTTCGCTTTGATGACACGAACCCGGTTAAGGAAGACGTAGAATATGTTCAATCCATCCAGGAAGACGTGAAATGGCTCGGATATGAGTGGAACGAGAAGCGTTTTGCCTCGGATTATTTCGATGAGATGTACAATCGTGCGGTCTTGCTGATCCAAAAAGGAAAAGCTTACGTTGACGACCAAAGCGCCGACGAAATTCGTCAAATGCGCGGAACGCTGACGGAGCCAGGTAAGAACAGCCCGTACCGTGATCGTTCGGTAGAAGAGAATCTTGATCTGTTCACACGTATGCGCGCCGGCGAATTCAAGAACGGAGAGAAAGTGCTGCGTGCTAAGATTGATATGGCTTCGCCAAACATCAACTTGCGTGATCCAGTGATTTACCGGATTTCACATGCACACCATCACAACACAGGTGATAAATGGTGCATCTACCCGATGTATGCTTTTGCGCACCCGCTCGAAGATGCTATTGAAGGTGTGACGCACTCCCTCTGTTCTCTAGAGTTTGAGGATCAACGTCCATTCTATGATTGGGTAATCGCTGAGTGCGAGATGGAGAGCAGGCCGCATCAATATGAGTTTGGTCGCTTGAATCTGTCCCAGATGGTGACAAGTAAACGGAAGCTGAAGCTACTTGTAGACGAAGGTCATGTAGATGGATGGGATGATCCACGTATGCCTACAATCTCGGGTCTGCGTCGTCGGGGTTATACCCCAGAAGCTATTCGTGATTTCGTATTTGAGACAGGCATCTCTAAGAGCCAAGGGGTTATCGATATTCAAACGCTAGAGCACTTTGTACGGGAAGACTTGAAACTGAAAGCTCCGCGTACGATGGCAGTTCTGCACCCACTCAAGGTTGTTATTACGAACTACCCTGAGGGTCAAGTGGAGTGGCTTGAGGCTGAGAATAATGTGGAGAATCCAGAGATGGGTAACCGTCAAATTCCGTTCTCCCGTGAGATTTATATTGAGCAAGATGACTTTATGGAGAATCCACCGAACAAATATTTCCGTTTGTTCCCTGGCAACGAGGTTCGTCTGAAACATGCTTACTTTATCAAGTGTAACGATGTGATTAAGGATGCAGAAGGTAACGTGATCGAAATTCACTGTACCTATGATGTGGAGACGAAGAGCGGCAGTGGATTTACAGGTCGTAAAGTAAAAGGCACAATCCACTGGGTGGAAGCGAGCCAAGCGGTACCTGCGGAGTTCCGTCTGTACGAGCCACTGATTTCGGCAGAAGCACCGGAAGTAGACAGCGAACCAGAGGTAGTCGTAGCTGGGGCTGAAGCTGAGGTTGTGGAAGAGCAACCGGAGAAAACATTCCTGGATCAGCTGAATCCGAATTCCCTTGAGATTGTTCACGGATACGTGGAACAGGAGATGAAAGAGGCGAAGCCTCAAGATAAATTCCAGTTCTTCCGTCACGGCTACTTCAGCGTAGATCCGAAGCATTCCGAGCCAGGTCGCCCGGTATTTAACCGCGTGGTATCACTCAAAAGCTCATTCCAACTGCCAAAAGCATAA
- a CDS encoding methyltransferase domain-containing protein, translated as MNIKEAADRLGISARAIRFYEEKGLISPAKQTGNGYRSYTENDIWRLQTIAALREIGMSLEDIAHAIGEIDQGNQQRLEEYLELQQAVMYAQWIELKRMLDTTQRMIDLNRQDGPLEVSHLHVLADSSRRLREARQNWHDRWNYDTQAAIHDERVQATNRAKSEHVKSEQLELYHNYDEALEQTADWISPILGEKGLDIGTGTGNLAGRLLQRGADMTAIDQSREMLRTCRNKYPDMHVKLGNFLALPFADHSFDFVVSSFAFHHLSPDQQLLALEEMQRVLTSRGRICLTDLMFTDADHRDAFTDQVKATGQEEWLRAVRERHFPLLNELCAWLESHGYVTKLIRYNELLHTVLAVPLR; from the coding sequence ATGAACATCAAGGAGGCAGCAGACAGACTTGGTATATCCGCGAGGGCTATTCGTTTTTATGAGGAAAAAGGATTGATATCCCCTGCGAAACAAACGGGGAATGGATACCGAAGTTACACGGAGAATGATATATGGCGCTTACAGACCATCGCCGCCCTTCGTGAGATCGGCATGTCGCTTGAGGATATCGCACACGCCATCGGGGAGATTGACCAAGGTAACCAGCAACGGCTGGAAGAATACCTGGAGCTGCAACAAGCCGTTATGTACGCCCAATGGATTGAACTCAAACGCATGCTGGATACAACCCAACGCATGATTGATCTGAATCGTCAGGACGGGCCACTGGAAGTCAGTCACCTTCATGTGCTTGCAGACAGCTCGCGCCGCTTGCGCGAAGCAAGGCAGAATTGGCATGACCGCTGGAACTACGATACACAGGCCGCCATCCATGACGAGAGGGTGCAAGCTACGAATAGAGCGAAATCTGAACACGTTAAATCTGAACAACTCGAACTATACCACAACTATGATGAAGCCCTTGAACAGACCGCTGATTGGATCTCGCCCATCCTTGGGGAAAAGGGATTGGACATCGGAACCGGGACAGGCAACTTGGCTGGAAGGCTGTTACAGCGAGGTGCGGATATGACAGCGATTGATCAATCACGGGAGATGCTGCGTACCTGTCGCAACAAATATCCCGATATGCATGTGAAGCTTGGTAATTTTCTGGCTCTGCCTTTTGCCGATCATTCCTTCGATTTTGTTGTATCCAGCTTCGCTTTCCATCATCTAAGCCCAGATCAGCAGCTACTAGCACTGGAGGAAATGCAGCGGGTGTTAACCTCACGAGGGCGAATCTGCCTCACTGACCTTATGTTCACAGATGCTGACCACCGGGATGCATTTACGGATCAGGTTAAGGCCACCGGACAGGAAGAGTGGCTACGCGCTGTTCGAGAGCGCCACTTCCCCTTACTCAATGAACTGTGCGCATGGCTGGAGAGCCACGGGTATGTGACGAAGCTTATTCGTTACAATGAGCTATTGCATACCGTGCTGGCCGTTCCACTGCGTTAA
- a CDS encoding GNAT family N-acetyltransferase, with protein MLTSHTYTIRPSEIQDTRQLMDLDALVWDKNTSPAPFHWRSRQQYLQHCPPGSQLLAVQGERVCGYVGFHPATAMPVNQHVYEINIAVHPHDRRCGIATALMDAMKQHAREQGIRKLRLRVLSSNPGAIAFYTQCGFLTEGRLVSEFYIDGKYVDDILMSYFIEA; from the coding sequence ATGTTAACAAGCCATACCTATACAATTCGACCATCCGAGATCCAAGACACACGTCAACTCATGGATTTGGATGCACTGGTGTGGGACAAAAACACATCACCTGCACCGTTTCATTGGCGGTCTAGACAACAATATCTGCAGCATTGTCCTCCGGGTAGCCAGCTACTCGCGGTACAGGGTGAACGCGTGTGTGGTTATGTCGGTTTTCATCCAGCGACAGCAATGCCTGTTAATCAACATGTGTATGAGATTAATATTGCAGTTCATCCCCATGATCGCCGCTGTGGGATTGCGACAGCGTTGATGGATGCGATGAAGCAGCATGCGCGTGAGCAGGGGATTAGGAAGCTACGGTTACGCGTTTTATCGAGTAATCCGGGGGCTATCGCTTTTTATACACAATGTGGCTTCTTAACAGAAGGTAGATTAGTGTCTGAATTTTATATTGACGGGAAATATGTAGACGACATTCTGATGAGTTATTTTATCGAAGCATAA
- a CDS encoding SDR family oxidoreductase, with product MDMGLHGKKALVLASSQGLGKAVAAQLAAEGADVMLASRNEEKLMAVKEELLAAGGGGRVEFCVTDVTRKEDIEALIRKTGELFGQIDILVNNSGGPPSGTFESLTDEDWEHAFELNVLSYVRVIRGVLPYMKESGGHIVNIASTSVKQPIPGLILSNTFRTGVFGMAKTLSQELAPYGILINTVSPGRIGTDRIRDLDAARAEQNGISIEEVGEQFRKEIPLGRYGQPEEFAKAVVFLLSGANTYITGASLVVDGGMVRAL from the coding sequence ATGGATATGGGACTTCATGGGAAGAAAGCTCTCGTACTTGCGTCGAGTCAAGGATTAGGCAAAGCGGTGGCAGCTCAATTGGCAGCAGAAGGTGCGGATGTGATGCTTGCAAGCCGGAACGAGGAGAAGCTGATGGCAGTTAAGGAAGAACTGCTTGCGGCTGGTGGGGGCGGACGAGTTGAATTTTGTGTAACCGATGTGACGCGTAAGGAAGATATCGAAGCTCTGATCCGCAAGACAGGTGAGTTATTTGGTCAGATCGATATTCTGGTGAATAACTCAGGCGGGCCGCCCTCAGGTACGTTTGAATCGCTGACAGATGAAGACTGGGAGCATGCATTCGAGTTAAATGTACTCAGTTATGTGAGAGTGATCCGTGGTGTTCTTCCTTATATGAAGGAGAGCGGCGGCCATATCGTAAACATCGCCTCTACCTCAGTGAAGCAGCCGATTCCAGGGTTAATCCTATCGAACACCTTCCGTACAGGTGTATTTGGTATGGCGAAGACGTTATCACAGGAATTAGCGCCGTATGGCATTCTGATTAATACCGTATCCCCGGGACGCATTGGCACGGATCGAATACGTGATCTGGATGCTGCGCGCGCAGAGCAGAATGGAATCAGTATTGAAGAAGTAGGTGAGCAATTCCGTAAGGAAATACCACTGGGGCGCTATGGACAACCGGAGGAGTTTGCTAAAGCGGTTGTATTCCTTCTATCTGGTGCCAATACGTATATTACAGGAGCTTCCCTCGTGGTAGACGGCGGTATGGTACGAGCACTCTAG
- a CDS encoding GNAT family N-acetyltransferase translates to MFTYSLDEYTELRPLSMEHTKPLFELTDRSRDQLRHWLPWVDHVTEIEHTSNFITNALKQGAENGGFTAGVWLKGELAGIIGFHEINWTNRSVSIGYWLGKGYEGQGLMTSACRVLVDYALVTLDLNRVEIRSATNNKRSRAIPERLGFVLEGVIRQAEKLPKGYVNHAVYGMLQHEWELLR, encoded by the coding sequence ATGTTTACCTATTCATTGGATGAATATACCGAACTACGCCCTCTCTCGATGGAGCACACGAAGCCATTGTTCGAACTTACCGATCGTTCACGGGATCAATTAAGACATTGGCTACCGTGGGTGGATCATGTGACCGAAATCGAGCATACCTCAAACTTTATTACCAATGCCTTGAAGCAAGGTGCTGAAAATGGTGGATTCACCGCAGGTGTATGGTTAAAGGGCGAGCTTGCAGGCATCATTGGCTTCCATGAAATTAATTGGACAAATCGCTCCGTAAGCATTGGATACTGGCTTGGAAAAGGTTACGAGGGGCAAGGATTGATGACCAGTGCGTGCCGTGTGCTCGTGGATTATGCACTTGTGACATTGGATCTGAACCGAGTGGAGATTCGTTCGGCAACCAATAACAAACGCAGTCGAGCTATTCCAGAGCGGCTTGGATTCGTGCTAGAGGGTGTCATTCGACAAGCAGAGAAGCTGCCTAAAGGCTACGTAAATCACGCTGTGTATGGCATGTTACAGCATGAATGGGAACTGCTGCGCTAA
- the mobA gene encoding molybdenum cofactor guanylyltransferase, producing MNTTEWTGIILAGGQSRRMGSNKALLPVKGSTLLSQIASSMIPEVARIIVAGGSHVATYAELGYECVQDQYPGKGPLAGLHAALQASDTNWNLVCACDMPLIRPSFFAGMKQLAESSDQHSVIVPRIAGRVHPLAGVYHRRVLTELTQCLDQDRLRVTGWLEEMNPLYIDVQELESVGVLDAVDQLSNMNTPQEYQSIRNHER from the coding sequence GTGAACACAACAGAGTGGACGGGCATCATTTTGGCAGGTGGTCAATCTAGGCGTATGGGATCGAACAAGGCACTATTGCCAGTGAAGGGTTCGACGTTGCTCAGCCAAATCGCTAGTTCAATGATACCGGAAGTCGCCCGCATCATTGTTGCGGGTGGCTCTCATGTCGCCACATATGCAGAACTGGGTTATGAATGTGTTCAGGATCAATATCCGGGCAAGGGGCCGCTCGCTGGATTGCATGCAGCGCTTCAAGCTTCGGATACGAATTGGAACCTTGTATGCGCTTGTGATATGCCGTTGATTAGGCCTTCCTTTTTCGCAGGTATGAAGCAATTGGCCGAATCCAGCGATCAACATTCTGTCATTGTGCCGCGAATAGCAGGACGTGTGCATCCACTTGCCGGTGTATATCACAGACGTGTGCTTACAGAGCTTACGCAATGCTTAGACCAAGACCGTTTACGAGTCACAGGCTGGTTGGAGGAGATGAATCCCCTCTATATCGACGTGCAAGAACTAGAAAGTGTAGGTGTTCTTGATGCGGTAGACCAGTTAAGCAATATGAACACACCTCAAGAATACCAGTCTATTCGGAATCATGAGCGTTAA
- a CDS encoding PLP-dependent aminotransferase family protein has product MDWKPNPSQPLPLYQQIELYIRQKITSGEWAPGTRLPSQRTLAQSMGINRSTLVSALDNLTAAGMIEGRHGGGTYVCSLDWNALPTREMPNWEEASEEGSYYPNLPEVQQINRSEFQPGIIRLGTGELAPELMPHDEFNEILLTLSRRSHSLNYLEPQGSLELRVALSAYLQKVHDIQASPASILIVSGSIQALNLVSVGLLPRGATVLLEKPSYLYSIHAFQSAGLKMGGIPLDDEGIQLAELSQASNRAFKQGNFPLLYTIPSFHNPTGNLMSAQRREELLATAYTTGCSILEDAAYTDLWLDEPAPKPLKALDREGRVLHMGTLSKAVSPGLRLGWLVGPEPVIRRLADIKMQTDYGTSSLAQEAAAVWFADGYHERHMDHLRPELRSRRDCMLELLHRYMGELAQWNIPRGGFYIWLQLTCAPLSIRRIFQMCLDRGVLIHPGYLYNRLDQEHIRLSYAYCTPEQMEQGLVILAETVRELLSSLEK; this is encoded by the coding sequence ATGGACTGGAAGCCTAATCCCTCACAACCCTTGCCGCTGTATCAACAAATCGAACTATATATTCGCCAGAAAATTACGAGTGGCGAGTGGGCTCCGGGAACTCGTCTGCCTTCCCAGCGAACCTTAGCTCAGTCTATGGGTATTAATCGCAGCACACTTGTCAGCGCTCTGGATAATCTCACGGCCGCAGGTATGATTGAGGGTAGGCATGGCGGCGGTACGTATGTATGCAGCTTGGACTGGAACGCTCTACCTACTCGGGAAATGCCCAATTGGGAAGAAGCCTCCGAGGAGGGCTCCTATTACCCTAATCTCCCAGAAGTGCAGCAGATTAACCGATCGGAATTTCAACCAGGCATCATCCGCCTCGGTACAGGTGAGCTGGCTCCAGAGCTTATGCCACATGACGAATTCAATGAGATTTTGCTCACCTTATCCCGTCGCTCCCATAGCCTGAATTACCTTGAGCCACAGGGTAGTTTGGAGCTACGTGTTGCGCTGTCTGCGTATTTACAGAAGGTTCATGATATTCAAGCATCTCCTGCATCCATATTAATCGTATCCGGTTCAATTCAGGCGCTGAATCTCGTATCTGTAGGCCTGCTTCCAAGGGGAGCAACGGTCTTACTGGAGAAACCATCCTATCTGTATTCCATCCATGCTTTTCAGTCCGCCGGACTGAAGATGGGCGGCATTCCTTTAGACGACGAAGGCATACAGCTTGCTGAATTGAGCCAGGCATCCAACCGAGCTTTCAAGCAAGGTAACTTTCCGCTCCTATATACGATTCCTAGCTTCCACAACCCAACGGGCAATCTGATGAGCGCACAGCGCCGTGAAGAGCTACTGGCTACGGCATATACGACCGGATGCTCCATTCTGGAAGATGCCGCGTACACGGATCTATGGCTGGATGAACCTGCACCTAAGCCGCTAAAAGCGTTAGATCGAGAGGGACGCGTACTGCATATGGGCACACTGTCAAAAGCAGTCAGTCCCGGTCTGCGGCTGGGCTGGTTGGTCGGCCCGGAACCCGTCATTCGCCGGCTCGCAGATATTAAGATGCAGACGGATTATGGGACGAGTTCTCTGGCACAAGAAGCTGCTGCGGTATGGTTTGCTGACGGATATCACGAGCGACACATGGATCATCTAAGACCTGAGCTACGCAGCCGACGTGACTGTATGTTGGAACTGCTGCATCGCTATATGGGTGAACTTGCTCAGTGGAATATACCTCGTGGCGGGTTCTATATCTGGCTGCAATTAACTTGTGCTCCGCTCTCCATCAGACGAATCTTCCAGATGTGCTTAGATCGTGGTGTACTTATCCACCCTGGATACTTATACAACCGTCTCGATCAAGAGCACATTCGCCTGTCTTATGCATATTGCACACCAGAGCAAATGGAACAAGGGCTAGTCATTCTTGCAGAAACGGTACGTGAGTTGCTCTCTTCTCTTGAAAAGTAA
- a CDS encoding MFS transporter — MALLDKFAPGRGNPSLVSLKLYNFFIYGAISIFAGFLQLYLQEIGMTKLEIGSLMAIGPFVSLFANPFWGFWSDKSRNIRIILMIMMGGTFVFSQAVFHAPTYAWIYTAMIVFYFFQSPLFAQTNSLILGYIDGTSQKFGSFRLWGSLGWALTAVAAGPLIDRLGIGSVSIVFACMIIVAFAFSVFLPRQPVASDTPVVTFRRFGKVMFNPYFMAFIGLGVLVSVPNAMNSTFMSLYITEMGGNKQMVGWAIFTSSILEVGVFLLLDRYLKRKMSFLLASLVLVSLLFAIRWQLMAESTLPIEVVLIQLMHSITFGGYFYVGTQLTMLFIPRPYRSSGQAVYTMAWGGLSGVIAGLFGGWLFQSFGAELMYNIGVFFSLIGAAGFAIMWLINRRNGYQPVVLTEMGDG, encoded by the coding sequence ATGGCTCTATTGGATAAATTTGCACCAGGAAGAGGCAATCCCTCTTTGGTCTCGCTGAAACTATATAATTTCTTCATCTATGGGGCAATCTCCATCTTCGCCGGATTTCTGCAATTATACTTGCAAGAGATTGGTATGACCAAATTAGAGATTGGTAGCCTCATGGCGATCGGCCCATTTGTCTCCTTGTTTGCGAATCCCTTCTGGGGGTTCTGGAGCGATAAATCACGCAATATCCGTATTATTCTAATGATTATGATGGGAGGCACATTTGTGTTCTCTCAAGCTGTCTTCCATGCCCCTACCTATGCCTGGATCTACACGGCCATGATTGTTTTTTATTTTTTTCAAAGTCCGTTATTCGCTCAAACCAATAGTTTGATTCTTGGATACATTGATGGTACCTCGCAAAAGTTCGGTTCCTTCCGCCTATGGGGTTCCTTAGGCTGGGCACTAACCGCGGTAGCGGCTGGTCCACTAATTGATCGACTTGGCATAGGCAGTGTATCCATCGTCTTCGCGTGTATGATTATCGTTGCTTTTGCATTTTCGGTATTTCTGCCCAGACAGCCGGTTGCTTCAGATACGCCTGTAGTCACATTCCGACGGTTTGGAAAGGTCATGTTCAATCCCTATTTCATGGCATTCATTGGACTTGGCGTTCTGGTATCCGTGCCTAATGCAATGAACAGCACTTTCATGTCGCTCTATATTACCGAGATGGGCGGCAACAAACAAATGGTCGGCTGGGCGATCTTCACGTCTTCCATTCTGGAAGTCGGGGTCTTCTTACTGCTGGATCGATATCTGAAAAGAAAGATGAGCTTCCTGCTCGCCTCGCTTGTCCTAGTTAGTCTGCTGTTTGCCATCCGTTGGCAATTGATGGCTGAGTCTACTCTACCTATTGAAGTTGTACTCATTCAACTGATGCACTCCATTACCTTCGGTGGATACTTCTATGTAGGCACACAGCTTACGATGCTGTTTATTCCTAGACCGTATCGTTCCTCTGGTCAAGCTGTCTACACGATGGCGTGGGGCGGTCTGTCTGGTGTCATTGCAGGTTTGTTTGGCGGCTGGCTGTTCCAGAGCTTCGGTGCTGAACTTATGTACAACATCGGGGTATTCTTCTCGCTGATTGGTGCTGCTGGCTTCGCCATCATGTGGCTGATTAATCGGCGGAATGGATATCAGCCTGTTGTGTTGACCGAAATGGGTGATGGTTAA